The following are from one region of the Pirellulales bacterium genome:
- a CDS encoding DUF1598 domain-containing protein, with translation MLRLLSRGILVVAVAATCLASGAGAQIFPSAVGGVSVDADGVLEAPTQAEEEALAAARARIDLGVPKDLEKYEELRAVSLKWLEASIAQATAEGKDVPAAVAYVAGLQRVRYVFAFPERGDVVLVGPAEGWKIDRLGNVVGATTNRPVILLDDLLAGLRSGAPSRLEPITCSIDPSPEGLARAQALFARMSRMGDPDETATAVEEALGPQRITVTGIPATSRFARTMVAADFRMKRIAMGFEPAPVGGLPSFVQMMSGRSATMTPRWWLAPSYEPLAQTADGLSWELRGPGVKCLSESEFVAADGQRQRTGQSDPLAAKWAAMMTAAYEELAAHDSTFGQLRNLMDLAVVGALVEREQMFERAGLDAPQLRGELPLARFAAATQTSSKATLLKKGRNWIVTASGGVEMLPWQIVEKHETVAALAEVREKFAAANGAY, from the coding sequence ATGTTGAGGCTTCTTTCTCGCGGGATCCTCGTCGTCGCCGTGGCTGCGACGTGCCTTGCATCCGGCGCCGGGGCTCAGATCTTCCCCAGTGCCGTCGGCGGGGTCTCGGTCGACGCCGACGGAGTCCTCGAAGCCCCGACCCAAGCCGAGGAAGAGGCTCTCGCCGCCGCCCGCGCCAGAATCGACCTCGGCGTCCCGAAGGACTTGGAGAAGTACGAAGAACTGCGGGCCGTTTCGCTGAAATGGCTCGAAGCGTCGATCGCCCAAGCAACAGCCGAAGGAAAGGACGTCCCTGCGGCGGTCGCGTACGTCGCCGGCCTGCAGCGGGTGCGCTACGTGTTCGCTTTCCCCGAGCGCGGCGATGTCGTGCTGGTGGGCCCGGCCGAGGGTTGGAAAATCGACCGCTTGGGGAACGTCGTCGGCGCCACGACGAATCGCCCGGTCATTCTGCTCGACGACCTGCTGGCGGGCCTCCGCAGCGGAGCGCCGTCGCGACTCGAGCCAATCACGTGCTCGATTGATCCAAGCCCCGAGGGCTTGGCCCGGGCTCAGGCCCTGTTTGCGCGGATGTCGAGAATGGGCGATCCCGACGAGACCGCAACGGCCGTTGAAGAGGCCCTTGGACCGCAGCGGATCACCGTGACCGGAATCCCCGCAACCAGTCGGTTCGCCCGCACGATGGTCGCCGCCGACTTTCGGATGAAGCGGATCGCGATGGGATTCGAGCCGGCGCCGGTCGGCGGCCTGCCGAGCTTCGTTCAAATGATGAGCGGCCGCAGCGCAACGATGACCCCGCGGTGGTGGCTGGCGCCCAGCTACGAGCCGCTCGCGCAAACGGCCGACGGCTTGTCGTGGGAACTGCGCGGTCCCGGGGTGAAGTGCCTCAGCGAAAGCGAATTCGTCGCGGCCGACGGCCAGCGACAGCGGACCGGTCAGAGCGACCCGCTTGCCGCAAAGTGGGCCGCGATGATGACCGCCGCCTACGAGGAACTGGCAGCGCACGACTCGACCTTCGGCCAGTTGCGAAACCTGATGGACCTGGCGGTCGTCGGCGCCCTGGTCGAACGCGAACAGATGTTCGAGCGGGCCGGACTGGACGCGCCGCAATTGCGGGGCGAGCTGCCCCTAGCCCGGTTTGCGGCGGCTACGCAGACCTCCAGCAAGGCGACGCTGCTGAAGAAGGGCCGCAACTGGATCGTGACCGCCTCGGGCGGAGTCGAGATGCTCCCCTGGCAGATCGTCGAGAAGCACGAGACAGTCGCAGCCTTGGCCGAAGTCCGCGAAAAGTTCGCC
- a CDS encoding sigma 54-interacting transcriptional regulator — translation MANAYLITREGSKWADVIRLVPGESATIGRAPTNTIVIKDERCSRNHAEVFQAGGVWKLRDLDSRNGTIVAGERVVRDYDLQPGDIVQIGSSHLAFVDDLASAFPDTSTLLKSSRLVEGNTAEIVLPVDPDEESVFDAFEPTTITHRKEQTRFLDASSIDEAEDSSPKIGRAAAKLCRLAFELAKSTDVVSLANVALEGLFSGTQVDAGAVLLRRRDATGQRSGEELEVVASRSESSHSYHRVSAFLAATVMRDGQAVMARNVMDDSQLGNRDSRGEILATSVICAPVRMDGRLLGLIHLYSTDPERSTDPEDLEFTLAVADTVGVALQNLSKRQELAENLNQIRTENVQLREQLGVQSEIVGGSEVMNRVAQQIGRAAPSRATVLIRGESGVGKELVARAVHFSSPRKKGPFVCLNCAALSETLLESELFGHEKGAFTGATERKIGKFEQANRGTLMLDEIGEMSPTIQAKFLRVLEGHPFERVGGAEQIKVDVRTIAATNRDLEKDVAEGKFRRDLYFRLHVLEIIVPGLRKRPEDIPLLAEYFLRKFNEETGRKLKGFTPRAMEEMLRYRWPGNVREMKNVIERAVVLARGEYVDHDDLVLSHLKTAGDTEVGYELGERHVGYEPASLVDVERAHILRTLNATHWNKSKAASILGIERSTLDRKIKRYRLSDDRARF, via the coding sequence ATGGCCAACGCCTACCTGATCACGCGCGAGGGCTCCAAGTGGGCCGACGTCATCCGGCTCGTGCCGGGCGAGTCGGCGACCATCGGCCGAGCCCCCACCAACACGATCGTGATCAAGGACGAGCGCTGCAGCCGTAATCACGCCGAGGTGTTCCAAGCCGGCGGCGTCTGGAAGCTGCGCGACCTCGACAGCCGCAACGGCACAATCGTCGCCGGCGAGCGCGTAGTGCGGGACTACGACTTGCAGCCGGGCGATATTGTCCAAATCGGCAGTTCGCATTTGGCGTTCGTCGACGATTTGGCCAGCGCCTTTCCCGATACGAGCACGCTTCTCAAATCTTCGCGGCTGGTCGAGGGAAACACGGCCGAAATCGTGCTGCCCGTCGATCCCGACGAGGAGAGCGTGTTCGACGCGTTCGAGCCGACGACGATTACGCACCGCAAGGAACAGACGCGGTTTCTCGACGCGTCGTCGATCGACGAGGCCGAGGATTCGAGCCCCAAGATCGGCCGCGCCGCGGCAAAGTTGTGTCGGCTGGCGTTTGAACTGGCCAAGAGCACCGACGTCGTGTCGCTGGCGAATGTGGCGCTCGAGGGACTGTTTTCCGGCACGCAGGTCGACGCCGGCGCCGTCTTGCTTCGCCGCCGCGACGCCACCGGCCAACGCAGCGGCGAGGAGCTCGAGGTCGTCGCCTCGCGCAGCGAGAGCAGCCACTCGTATCATCGCGTTTCGGCGTTTCTGGCCGCCACCGTAATGCGCGACGGTCAGGCGGTCATGGCCCGCAACGTGATGGACGACAGCCAACTGGGCAATCGCGACAGCCGCGGCGAGATCCTCGCTACGAGCGTCATCTGCGCCCCGGTTCGCATGGACGGGCGTCTGTTGGGACTGATCCACCTCTATTCGACCGATCCCGAGCGCAGTACCGACCCTGAGGATTTGGAGTTCACCCTGGCCGTGGCCGACACGGTGGGCGTGGCGTTGCAGAATCTCAGCAAGCGGCAGGAACTGGCCGAGAACCTCAATCAGATCCGTACCGAGAATGTGCAGCTTCGCGAGCAATTGGGGGTGCAAAGCGAAATTGTCGGGGGCAGCGAGGTGATGAACCGCGTCGCCCAGCAGATCGGTCGTGCGGCGCCAAGCCGAGCCACCGTGCTCATCCGCGGCGAAAGCGGCGTCGGCAAGGAACTGGTCGCCCGGGCGGTTCACTTTTCCAGTCCGCGAAAGAAAGGTCCCTTCGTCTGTCTCAACTGCGCTGCGCTGTCCGAGACGCTGCTGGAGAGCGAGCTGTTCGGCCATGAGAAAGGGGCCTTCACCGGCGCCACCGAACGGAAGATCGGCAAGTTCGAGCAGGCGAATCGCGGGACCCTCATGCTCGACGAAATCGGCGAAATGAGTCCCACGATCCAAGCCAAGTTTCTGCGCGTGTTGGAAGGGCATCCGTTCGAGCGCGTCGGCGGCGCCGAGCAGATCAAGGTCGACGTCCGCACGATTGCCGCCACGAATCGCGATCTTGAGAAGGACGTCGCCGAGGGGAAATTCCGGCGCGATCTCTACTTCCGCCTGCACGTGCTCGAAATCATCGTCCCGGGGCTGCGCAAACGGCCCGAGGACATTCCGCTGTTGGCCGAGTACTTTCTTCGCAAGTTCAACGAAGAGACGGGCCGCAAACTCAAAGGCTTCACGCCCCGCGCGATGGAGGAGATGCTCCGCTATCGCTGGCCCGGCAACGTCCGGGAGATGAAGAACGTGATCGAACGGGCCGTTGTGTTGGCCCGGGGCGAGTACGTCGATCACGACGATCTGGTGTTGTCGCACCTCAAGACGGCCGGCGACACCGAGGTCGGCTACGAACTGGGCGAGCGACACGTCGGCTACGAGCCGGCCTCGCTGGTCGACGTCGAGCGGGCCCACATCCTGCGGACCCTCAATGCCACGCATTGGAACAAGAGCAAGGCCGCGTCGATCTTGGGGATCGAACGCTCGACGCTTGACCGCAAGATCAAGCGCTACCGCCTCAGCGACGACCGAGCCCGGTTCTGA